The Erythrobacter aurantius genome includes a window with the following:
- a CDS encoding LOG family protein, with protein MKRIAVYCGSATPEDPRYVELAYDVGRELATRGIGVVYGGGRLGLMGAVARGAKEAGGEVIGIIPDALIKSEVANYDCDELVAVSGMHERKQKFTDLSDGFITLPGGVGTMDELWEAMSWSQLGYHSDPVGVLNAFGFYDHLLAFNRKMAEVGFVRPAHQNILIAADNLPDLLEQMEAYEPHTPIFRMKAEDL; from the coding sequence ATGAAACGCATCGCCGTCTATTGCGGCTCCGCCACGCCCGAAGACCCGCGCTATGTCGAGCTTGCCTATGACGTGGGCCGCGAGCTGGCCACGCGCGGGATCGGCGTCGTTTATGGCGGCGGCAGGCTGGGACTGATGGGCGCGGTGGCGCGCGGGGCCAAGGAAGCCGGCGGCGAAGTCATCGGCATCATTCCCGATGCGTTGATCAAGTCCGAAGTCGCCAATTACGACTGTGACGAACTGGTCGCCGTGTCCGGCATGCACGAACGCAAGCAGAAGTTCACCGATCTGTCGGACGGGTTCATCACCCTTCCCGGCGGGGTCGGGACCATGGACGAGCTATGGGAAGCGATGAGCTGGTCGCAGCTGGGCTATCATTCCGATCCCGTGGGCGTGCTCAACGCTTTCGGCTTTTACGATCACCTGCTCGCCTTCAACCGCAAGATGGCCGAAGTCGGCTTTGTCCGCCCGGCGCACCAGAACATATTGATCGCGGCGGACAACCTGCCCGATCTGCTGGAGCAGATGGAAGCCTATGAACCGCACACTCCGATCTTCCGGATGAAGGCAGAGGACCTGTAA
- a CDS encoding nuclear transport factor 2 family protein, translated as MRGLLKSAVALLGLAAAPVFANSPTSDQIAVMDGVEAFFEALRSDDKTALANTLLPEGMIFVHSRMNPEAPRIDVVPAADHLARWATQTRKVDEFMHIETVLVDGDMAQVWGPYYFTVEEKLSHCGINSLSMIKTDDGWKVANTSFTMEPPAACDAIVAQVNAHWEIEQ; from the coding sequence ATGAGAGGACTCCTGAAATCCGCCGTCGCGCTGCTCGGCCTTGCCGCCGCGCCCGTGTTCGCCAATTCTCCCACCAGCGACCAGATCGCGGTGATGGACGGCGTCGAAGCCTTTTTCGAGGCTCTGCGCAGCGACGACAAGACTGCGCTCGCGAACACCTTGCTGCCCGAAGGCATGATATTCGTGCACAGCCGGATGAACCCCGAGGCCCCACGCATAGACGTGGTGCCGGCCGCCGATCACCTCGCGCGCTGGGCCACGCAGACGCGCAAAGTCGACGAATTCATGCATATCGAAACGGTGCTGGTCGATGGCGACATGGCGCAGGTGTGGGGGCCGTATTACTTCACCGTCGAGGAAAAGCTGAGCCATTGCGGCATCAATTCACTCAGCATGATCAAGACCGATGACGGCTGGAAAGTCGCCAACACCAGCTTCACAATGGAGCCGCCTGCCGCTTGCGACGCGATTGTCGCACAGGTGAACGCGCATTGGGAAATCGAACAATGA
- a CDS encoding acetyl/propionyl/methylcrotonyl-CoA carboxylase subunit alpha: MIAKLLIANRGEIACRIMRTARTMGIATVAVYSDADAKALHVRSADEAVHIGPSPAAESYLVGAKIIAAAKQTGADAVHPGYGFLSENADFAQAVIDAGLIWVGPNPESIRAMGLKDAAKQLMRSAGVPVTPGYDGSDQSVERLTKEAEAIGYPVLIKAVAGGGGKGMRKVDAPADFAAALESCRREAKASFGNDEVLLEKWITSPRHIEVQVFGDAHGNVVHLFERDCSLQRRHQKVIEEAPAPGMDEATREAICAAAVRAAKAVDYKGAGTIEFIADASEGLRADRIFFMEMNTRLQVEHPVTEEITGVDLVEWQLRVASGEPIPLKQEELSINGHAIEARLYAEDPAKGFLPSTGRLEHFDLTYWDGWDTRIDTGAEHGSEVSPHYDPMLAKIICHESGRRVALDQLADHLAETKVWPVKTNLAFLVSLLRDEDVQQGHLDTGLIARKQEALTSIPVVSDRSLSDALNWFVRDSTNFDRKAEPLLGFRMNSPHKREFRLAVDGEVQPFTYDPTPEGQSFEHGFRESLEPEAQFVSIRGHMLKVSLPRYDGTGHASAADGAILAPMPGKVIAVDVAEGDTVAAGQRLMVLEAMKMEHALTAPFDGTVTGLKASVGGQVQVEAVLCVVEPASEA, encoded by the coding sequence ATGATTGCCAAGCTGCTGATCGCCAATCGCGGCGAGATCGCCTGCCGCATCATGCGCACCGCGCGCACCATGGGGATCGCGACGGTCGCGGTCTATTCCGATGCCGATGCCAAGGCGCTGCATGTGCGCTCGGCTGACGAGGCAGTGCATATCGGCCCTTCGCCTGCGGCTGAGTCCTATCTGGTCGGCGCGAAGATCATTGCGGCGGCCAAGCAGACGGGAGCGGATGCGGTGCATCCGGGCTACGGGTTCCTGTCGGAGAACGCCGACTTCGCGCAGGCCGTGATTGATGCAGGGCTGATCTGGGTCGGGCCGAATCCCGAAAGCATCCGCGCGATGGGCCTCAAGGACGCCGCCAAGCAGTTGATGCGCTCCGCCGGCGTGCCGGTGACGCCGGGCTATGACGGGTCGGACCAATCGGTCGAGCGGCTCACCAAGGAGGCCGAGGCCATCGGTTATCCCGTGCTGATCAAGGCGGTCGCAGGTGGCGGCGGCAAGGGGATGCGCAAGGTCGATGCCCCCGCCGACTTCGCCGCCGCGCTGGAGAGCTGCCGCCGCGAGGCCAAGGCGAGCTTCGGCAATGACGAGGTGCTGCTCGAAAAGTGGATCACCTCCCCCCGCCATATCGAGGTGCAGGTGTTCGGCGATGCCCACGGCAACGTCGTCCACCTGTTCGAGCGCGACTGCTCGCTCCAGCGCCGCCACCAGAAGGTGATCGAGGAAGCCCCCGCACCCGGCATGGACGAAGCCACCCGCGAGGCGATCTGCGCCGCCGCCGTGCGCGCGGCCAAGGCGGTCGATTACAAGGGCGCAGGCACGATCGAATTCATCGCCGATGCGTCCGAGGGCCTGCGCGCCGACCGCATCTTCTTCATGGAGATGAACACCCGCCTTCAGGTCGAACACCCCGTGACCGAGGAGATCACCGGGGTGGATCTGGTGGAGTGGCAGCTGCGCGTAGCGAGCGGAGAACCGATCCCGCTGAAGCAGGAAGAGCTCTCGATCAACGGCCACGCCATCGAAGCGCGGCTCTATGCGGAGGACCCGGCGAAGGGGTTTTTGCCGAGCACGGGGCGCTTGGAGCACTTCGATCTGACTTACTGGGACGGTTGGGATACGCGTATCGATACGGGAGCAGAGCATGGCAGCGAGGTTTCTCCTCATTACGATCCGATGCTCGCCAAAATTATCTGTCATGAAAGCGGCCGCCGCGTTGCACTCGATCAATTAGCGGACCATCTGGCTGAGACAAAGGTCTGGCCTGTCAAAACCAACCTAGCCTTCCTGGTCAGTTTGCTTCGGGACGAGGATGTTCAGCAAGGGCATCTCGACACCGGCCTCATAGCACGTAAGCAGGAAGCACTCACCTCGATACCGGTAGTCAGCGATCGCTCGTTAAGCGATGCGCTCAATTGGTTCGTTCGAGATAGCACAAACTTCGACCGCAAGGCCGAACCCTTGCTAGGCTTCCGCATGAACAGCCCGCACAAGCGTGAATTTCGCTTGGCCGTGGACGGGGAAGTACAGCCCTTCACATATGATCCGACGCCCGAGGGCCAGTCTTTTGAACATGGCTTTCGCGAGAGCCTTGAGCCAGAGGCTCAATTCGTCAGCATCCGTGGGCATATGCTCAAGGTATCGCTCCCTCGTTACGACGGCACCGGCCACGCCTCCGCCGCCGACGGAGCGATCCTCGCCCCCATGCCGGGCAAGGTCATCGCGGTCGATGTGGCCGAGGGTGATACAGTTGCCGCGGGCCAGCGGCTGATGGTGCTCGAGGCGATGAAGATGGAACACGCGCTCACTGCGCCCTTCGACGGGACCGTCACCGGGCTGAAAGCTAGCGTTGGCGGTCA
- a CDS encoding phytoene/squalene synthase family protein, which yields MAVDAETRAALVNHAHQAIKYGSQSFSAASQLFDSETRERAWLLYAWCRRCDDIADNQELGGVLGDQSDLDARLALIRKLTAKAFAGEPTGDPAFDALGVVASECGLTPAMAEDVIAGFQLDAEDWRPRTEADMMRYCYHVAGAVGVMMAVVMGVDPEDQDTLDRANDLGLAFQLSNIARDIVEDDAAGRCYLPMEWLVEQDIEPGQHTKPHHRKELAEMAARLVALVEKHEAAARVGAERLPFRSRWAVLSAARIYGAIGRKVRARGTEAWNSRTYVPRWEKALYGARAFLSAIINREKHPDGPITWGIKDFRPS from the coding sequence ATGGCGGTAGATGCGGAAACACGGGCGGCGCTGGTAAACCACGCGCATCAGGCGATCAAATACGGATCGCAGAGCTTTTCCGCCGCCTCGCAACTGTTCGACAGCGAAACGCGTGAGCGCGCTTGGCTGCTGTATGCCTGGTGCCGCCGCTGCGACGATATTGCCGACAATCAGGAACTGGGCGGTGTTCTGGGCGACCAGTCCGATCTCGACGCGCGGCTGGCGTTGATCCGCAAGCTGACAGCCAAAGCCTTTGCCGGGGAGCCGACCGGCGATCCCGCTTTCGACGCGTTGGGCGTGGTGGCATCCGAATGCGGCCTTACCCCGGCGATGGCGGAGGATGTGATCGCGGGCTTCCAGCTTGACGCCGAAGATTGGCGCCCCCGCACCGAAGCGGACATGATGCGCTATTGCTATCACGTCGCGGGGGCCGTCGGAGTGATGATGGCGGTGGTGATGGGGGTCGATCCAGAGGATCAGGACACGCTCGACCGCGCGAACGATCTGGGCCTTGCGTTCCAGCTGTCCAACATCGCGCGCGACATCGTGGAGGATGACGCGGCGGGGCGGTGTTACCTGCCGATGGAATGGCTGGTCGAACAGGATATCGAGCCCGGCCAGCATACCAAGCCGCACCACCGCAAGGAGCTGGCTGAAATGGCCGCGCGATTGGTGGCGCTGGTGGAAAAGCACGAAGCCGCCGCACGGGTCGGGGCCGAACGCCTGCCGTTCCGCAGCCGCTGGGCGGTGCTGTCCGCCGCGCGGATCTATGGCGCGATCGGGCGCAAGGTTCGCGCTCGCGGCACCGAAGCATGGAACAGCCGCACCTATGTCCCGCGCTGGGAAAAGGCGCTGTATGGCGCGCGGGCCTTCCTTTCGGCGATCATCAACCGCGAAAAACACCCCGACGGGCCGATCACATGGGGGATCAAGGATTTCCGCCCCTCCTGA